The DNA segment TTAAGGGTGCGATAGTCATAGGGTTAGTAGCTAGTTATTCATTTGCTCACTATTGCTCACAAATACTCACATTTAATCTTAAGTGGCACAACTGAGTATTTGTGGTGATCATGTCGGGACTTGGCTGTAAAATACTATCATGCTACTAAGATTTAAGACACAACTAAAATTCAGCCAGCAACAAAGATCCTTGCATAGTTCTACCGTTACATTTGTCAAGAAGTTAAATACTGCCTAACGCTCTTCTATTACTCTCGTTAAATAAAAATTCATAATCCTTGATTGTGAAGGCGTTGATAAATTTACGAGTAGGTTGGGTTGAGGAACGTAGGCGCAGCCTTCTCGTAGAGTAACCCAACACGAAAAATCCTTGGTTTTGTTGGGTTTCACCCCAATTTTTGATAATTCTGGAATATGGCAAATAATCTTTAGAGAACATCTGCGTAACTTGGCGCTAACCTTCGTGTACCTTTGCGTTGAAAAACTAATCAGCAACGCCCAAATTTTTCAAAGACTACTTATGTGCCTTGCGTAAGTCACTGACAAAACAAATGCACCTAACGAGTAGGTGCAATGATTAGGCAATTTCAGAAAGAGCAGTAGTATGTAAAACTAAGTAAGTAATAACTTAGAGTTAATAGAGTTTATCTGAATACGGAATAAAATATCTCAGTAAATCTACTGTATTTCCGTCCCAAACTAATGAAAGCATTGATAATTGGTATTTTTACCATGAGCAAATTCTCTTAAGTAATAAATCTTAAATTTCTGATGTGTAGATAAAAATCCCTGCACAAAAAAATCCTCCCTGAGTGGAGAGGATTTCACGAATTGCCGTGATTTAAGGGAAACAGATATTGATTACTTGTGTTGCTCCATCATTTAACTTCTTCATACCAAATACCCACGGTTTCAAAAGAAGCATAGGCAAGCTTGAGAAAATTTACCACTCTCTGTTTGCTGATGATGCCAAATTCTTTATACTCTCGTGCATCTGCAAACGTTAATCTATGCTGGTCTATTATATTTCTTTCTTTATACGCAAGTTTGGGAAAATCTATAGCCTTAACATTATATTTTTTTACTACCTCTTGGATTGTTGCATCTGAGTTTACGTGTTCCCAGTCATCGCATAGGCCGAGATTTTTCACTAATATATGAGGAACTTTGCCACCATAACTATTTACAGACTGCTTAAATAGATTGAGACTGTCATACCCCCCTGTTGACACAAACCACTTACAAAAATCTACCCCTTGAGACTCTCCCAGTTCAATTAAATGATTCTTCTCAATCCATCCCTTAACTGCTCTATGAGATTGTGCTGCAAGATTAGCAATCACCGTTTTATTCATTGCTATCTCAAAGATTTTATCCGCCTTATCTGCGTGCCTTTCATCCTCTGTAAATACTGCATACTGACATATACTTTTGTATACTCCAGCTACATCTGGATTTGACCTATCGGTTTCTACAGGTACAAATGGCATATTATTATCCAGACAATACTGAATCATTGTTCTAGCTACTAAAGACTTTCCCACCCCTCCCTTTTCTCCATCTATCAAATGAATTGTTGGCATAGTTGCACCTCTTTATCTTTAAACCTAGTATTGATTTCCTGATTTTATCAGGGTTAATGTTGACCAAAAATTTGCCGCACAATGCAAATATCATCTTGAGCTGACGTTATAGCTTAGTATAAGAATCCGATTTGATTCTTGAACAAATCGAAGTATCTGTATGCTAGGCAATGCCCACCATATCATAGTGTCTATAGTTGAGCCTGAGGCAATCTCAAATTCAGGATTTAGCTCATCTGTGTAACATAACTTCACTATCCCTTCTGATTTCCATTTCTTGCACTTCCTTGGTTTTACTTTTTCCTTGTCAAAGTTGAGAGAAAACACGGAGGACAAGTATGTACATAGAAAATATAAACATTTGGTTTGATTTTTGTCTAAAATTAGCTATTTGTAGCGTGTTCGCCAAAATTAAAGTACGATCATCAAAGCTTTTCTAGGTTATGCGATCGCTAACGTAGCCTGATTCAGATAACATGATCAAAATAGGTCGAAAAAATTTTCCATTGGGTTATGCGGATTTTAACTCAATATAGTTCTCATGTACTATTAAATCTTGTATTTTTAGGAATCAAATCAGATTCAGATATTTACCAATTATTAATCTAGATTAAGTATTTTACGAAAATTAATATATAGTCTCACTATGTTTCAGAAGCTAGATATTAAATCAATATTTTTAAAATTGCTGCGTCTCCCATTTAAACTGCTGCCATCTCAGTTAATTACTATCACAGTGGTACTAACTCTCGTATTATTTTTGCCACAAACATGGGTTACTTGGCAAGCTTACAATGATTTCAATAGTATTATCAAAAATGAATTAAGACTACAGAGTCTTAGTGAAAAAATTACTTATTATGATGAAGTTCTGACAATGTCAGCACGCATGAATGCTGTTACAGCTAATTCTATGTGGGAAAGAAGATATCGTCAATTTGAACCTTTATTAGATGCAGTAATTAAAGAATCTATTCAACTTGCGCCCGAAGTTTATAATAATCAAGATGCTAAGGAAACTGATTTGGCGAATAAACGTTTAGTGGAGATGGAATATCAGTCTTTTGATTTAGTAAGAAAAGGTCAATCATTAGCGGCGAGGTCACTTTTATTAAGCTCAAAATATGAATCGGAGAAACGAAAGTACGCATCGGGTGTTAATAAAATAAATCAAGCGATCGCTACACTGATAGATGAAAGAATTTTAAAATATAAAATATATTTATTATGGTCAATTGGTGGCTCAGTTACTAGCTTGGCTTTTCTTATACCTTCATGGTTATTGGTATTACGTTTATTAAAAAATTATTTAAGAACCAGTAAAATAGCTCAAATAACACTAAGGGATCTCAATCATGAATTAGAGATGCGCGTAGAAAAAAGGGCAAGAGAGTTGCGATATAAAAATGATCAACTAACCCAAACATTACAAGAACTACAACAAACGCAACTTCAACTAATTCAAACTGAAAAAATGTCATCTTTGGGTGAGATGGTGGCTGGTATTGCCCATGAAATAAATAATCCGATTACTTTTGTTAAAAACAACGTTAGTTATGTCAAAGAATATTCTCAGGATTTATTAAATCTAATCCAGAGTTACCAAGAGTATTATACCCAACCGCCTGATATTCTCCAAGCACAAATTAACGATATCGATTTAGAATTTATCCAAGAAGATTTTATCAAGATCCTCAACTCTATAGAATATGGCACTGATAGAGTTGAGAAAATTGTTAAATCCCTACGTAATTTTTCTCGACTTGACGAAGCCGAAATTAAATCAGTCGATATTCATGAAGGAATTGATAGCACTTTGATGATTCTATCTCACCGATTGATAGCTATAGACAAACATCCAGAAATTTTGCTCATCAAAGAATATGCTTCATTACCATTGGTTGAATGTTATCCTGGTTTACTCAATCAGGTATTTATGAATATTCTTGTTAATGCCATAGATGCTTTACATGAATATAATTGGCAACGCACAGATGATGGAATGAAGAATAGCCCTTCTATGATTCGGATTTGCACTCATCAAATTGATGAATCTTGGATACAAATTCGGATTATTGATAATGGTATAGGTATTCCAGAAAATATTCGTGACAAATTGTTTAACCCATTTTTTACCACTAAGCCACTAGGTAAAGGTACGGGTATAGGATTATCAATTAGTTACCAGATTATTGTGGAGAAGCATACTGGAAAGCTGTATTGTAATTCTATTGAAGAACAAGGTACAGAATTTGTGATTGAAATTCCTATTATTCAGAATTTATCTAGATTCACGAATTAGATGTCGCTATTTAAAAATTGTCGCACTAGAAATAGGTGTCCCTGGGCTTTGGAGTTTTCGGACAAGTCTGATAATTTCTGGGCAAACTACTAGTAGAGACTGTTATGTTCCCGGACGAGAGCGAATATGATCGGGTATATGATGGCGATCGCCTAATATTTCTAATAAAGGGCCATTAACGTCAAATTTTACCATACTTACCGACGCGACCAAAATATTCACCCGATAGCGATAGCGTCCCAAATCAATTCCTAGTAAGCTGCAAAGCATAATCCGAATCGTGGCTTTATGGGAAACTACTAAGACATTACCTTGGGGATATTTTTCCTGAATTTCCGCAATTACAGGCATAGAACGGTTTGCAATATCTACCGCCGTTTCTCCACCTATTGGTGCATTCCAAGCGGGTTCTGTCAACCATTTTACATAGTTTTGGGCGTAATTCTCTTGGGCAAAGGATTTACTTTTGGTTTCCCATTCGCCGTAACTACCTTCTCTAAGTCCGTCACGCAACCGCATTTCCATACCAATTGCATCACAAAATGGTTTGGCTGTGGCAATTGTGCGCTTCATCGGGCTAGCATAAACCGCTTCCCATTTCAGTTTTTGATAAACATCGGCAAAACTCTCTGCCATCTGCACCCCTTCAGAGGTCAAGTCTGCATCAGTTTTACCGCAGAAATTACCACTTTGACTAAAAGTAGTTTCTCCATGTCGCAGTAAATATAAATTGAGTGTCATATGGGATAAAGGAGTCTGTGCAAAAATAAACTACCATCAATCTCACAATTGAGTATGTAACAGCCGGACAAAGTAATCAACCAAAAAAGTCAATCAACCACAAACTTTTAATGTACAACAGCTTTTGCGACATTATTTTGTTAAAGCCAGCAGTCGGATTTGAACCGACGACCTTCCGATTACAAGTCGGATGCACTACCACTGTGCTATGCTGGCAACTCAGTAATTGCTTTAACGCACTTACCGATTTTTAATTATATCACAAGTAATTTATTTGTCTACCTCTAGAGCAACTTAATTTGGCTTGGTGGAAGGGGATTGGCAAGAGGAAAAGAAGCCCTCCTTGTGAATTTACCTACCAAAAAACACAGAAATGGGTAATTCCTCATCAACTCCTTACGGGTAGGTGAGGGGGTTCTTTTTGTTCAGGGTAACTGTAGTTTTTTGCTTGACTGGGTAAAGGAAGAGAGATTTATAATTGTTATTTAACAGATAACAAGCATGGCAGCATTGTTAGGACGAGATTTGTTAAGTCTGGCAGACTTGACTCCTACAGAACTTCAGGAACTTCTGCAATTGGCGACCCAATTGAAATCGCAACAGTTGAAGTTGCGGTGTAATAAAGTATTGGGTTTGTTATTTTCTAAGGCTTCAACTCGGACACGAGTCAGTTTTACTGTGGCGATGTACCAACTGGGTGGACAAGTAATTGATCTCAATCCGAATGTGACTCAAGTTAGTCGGGGAGAACCAGTACAAGATACTGCACGAGTATTAGAGCGATATTTGGATGTTTTGGCAATTCGCACTTTTGAACAGCAGGAGTTAGCAACTTTTGCTGAGTATGCGAAAATTCCTGTAATTAATGCACTCACTGATTTAGAACATCCTTGCCAGATATTAGCGGATTTATTAACTGTGCAAGAATGTTTTGACTCAATTTCTGGGCTAACTTTGACCTATGTTGGTGATGGCAATAATGTCGCCAATTCTTTGATGCTTGGCTGTGCTTTGGCGGGGATGAATGTGAGAATTGCCACTCCTAGCGGATATGAACCAAATCCGCAAGTTGTCGCACAAGCACAAGCAATAGCTGATGGGAAAACGGAAATCCTCCTAACTAATGACCCAGACTTAGCAACCAAAGGTGCATCGGTACTTTACACTGATGTTTGGGCGAGTATGGGACAAGAAGCAGAAGCAGACGATCGCTTTCCTATTTTCCAACCTTATCAAATTTCTGAGCAGTTATTAAGTCTGGCTGAACCAAATGCAATTGTTTTACATTGCTTACCAGCCCATCGTGGTGAAGAGATTACAGAAGAAGTAATCGAAGGTTCTCAATCACGAGTTTGGCAACAAGCGGAAAATCGATTGCACGTTCAAAAAGCTTTGCTTGCTAGTATCTTAGGGGCAGAGTGAACGGTTAAAGGTCGAAAATAAAAAGGCAAAAGAACAGTAACTTATGTTTCTTTTGCCTTTTAAATTTTTATTTTTATCTTGTTATTAGAGATATTTTGTAGTACTAATGTTCTAGGGACATTTATATTTATCCTCCCTATTATTTTATGGAACGCCTAACAGAAGCGCAACAAGAACTTTATGAATGGCTGGCAGAATATATCCGTATTCACCAGCATTCGCCCTCAATTCGTCAGATGATGCAGGCGATGAATTTAAAATCACCTGCACCTATCCAAAGTCGTTTAGAACATTTACGCACGAAAGGATACATTGAATGGACTGAAGGTAAAGCCCGAACAATTCGAGTTTTACAACCTATTAAGCAAGGTGTGCCGGTTTTGGGAGCGATCGCCGCAGGTGGTTTAATAGAACCATTCACTGATGCTGTCGAGCATATCGACTTTTCTAATTTCGTTTTACCTGCTCAAACTTATGCTTTGCGGGTAACTGGTGACAGCATGATTGAAGATTTAATTACCGATGGGGATTTGGTATTTTTGCGCCCAGTTCCCGAACCAGATCAATTAAAAAATGGTACTATCGTCGCTGCCAGAGTGGATGGTTATGGTAATACATTAAAACGTTTTTATCGAAGTGGCGATCGCATCACTCTTAAACCAGCCAACCCCAAATATAACCCCATTGAAGTTGCAGCCATACAGGTAGAGGTGCAAGGTTCTCTGGTTGGTGTGTGGCGCGGTTATATGTGAATGACTGGAGACTGGGGGGAGATGGGGAAGAATTTCACCTACCTTGTTTCCCTCATCCTTCTCATCTTGTCAATGTTCAATCCCTAGAAATTTTGAATTTTGAATTTTGAATTGGTATTATGTACCTGAAGCAAGCACCAGTGCAGCAATTTCCTGCTTTCCGGCTCAAATTACCATTTGTCAGGGAAAGTCAAGGTAGTTATCAGACTCAGCCATTACCAGGGTGTCCTAGAATGCCGTTATCTGTGCAGTTGCGCCAGTATCAGCGTCAAGCTATGACTAACTGGTTTGCGAACAATGGCCGAGGAACGCTGAAGATGGCGACTGGTAGCGGGAAAACTATAACTGCACTGGCGATTACTTGCGAGTTATACCAGCAGATTAGCTTACAGGTGTTGTTGGTGGTGTGTCCCTATCGTCATTTGGTGACACAATGGGCGCGAGAATGCGAGAAGTTTAATTTACAACCGATATTAGCCTTTGAGAATTTACGCAGTTGGCAAAGTCAACTTTCTACCCAACTTTACAATCTGCGTTCTGGTTCTCAAGGCTTTGTGACTGTGATTACTACCAATTCCACGTTAATTGGGGATGGGTTCCAGTCACAACTCAAGTATTTTCCGGCTAAGACTTTAATTATTGGTGATGAAGCCCATAATTTAGGCGCACCTAAGTTAGAGGAAAGTTTACCCCGGCGGGTGGGTTTGCGACTGGCTTTATCGGCGACACCAGAAAGATATTTTGATGATGGTGGTACGCAATCTTTATTTGATTACTTCGGCCCAGTTTTACAACCAGAGTTTACTTTACGGGATGCGATCGCTCAAGGTGCTTTGGTGCATTATCTATATTATCCCATCTTAGTAGAGTTAACTGAGGCTGAAAGTATTGCTTACTTGAAACTAACTAAACGCATCGGGCGATCGCTATTATATAGAGAACGGAATAATGGCGAATCACCTAATTTTGAAGACAACGAAGATTTAAAGCCTTTATTAATGCAACGCGCTAGATTAATTGGTGCAGCAGCAAATAAACTCAAAGCTTTACGTCAATTAATGGCTACTCGCCGGGAAACCACTCACACACTTTTTTATTGTAGTGATGGTTCATTAGAAACAGGACAGCGTTCATCACTCCATCAACTCAAAACTGTGGCGAAAATTCTGGGCGGAGAATTAGGGTATAAGGTAAGTACATACACAGCGCAAACATCTTTACAAGAAAGAGAAGTTTTACGTCGTCAATTTGAAAGTGGCGCATTACAAGGTTTGGTGGCAATTCGCTGTTTAGATGAAGGGGTGGATATTCCGGCAATTCAAACTGCCGTGATTTTATCAAGTTCTGGTAATCCTCGTCAGTTTATTCAGCGACGGGGTAGGGTTTTACGTCCTCATCCTAGTAAGGAAAGGGCGACTATCTACGACATGATTGTTTTACCACCAGATTTGGATAGGGAAACCATAGAAGTTGAACGCAATTTGTTAAGAAAAGAGTTGCGGCGCTTTGTGGAGTTTGCCGATTTAGCTGATAATGCTGGAGAAGCTCGCATCAAGTTGCTGGATTTACAAAAGCGATATGGGTTATTGGATGTTTAGTCATTACTCATTCTTCTATTGTTAATTTTGTAAAATTTTGTTCACTGGCTGAAAATATTTGTAGTCAATATGCGAGAATAATATTGATTATAATGGAATGTGAGTGAAATTTTTAAAACGACAAAAAATCCATCATGATCAATATTGAATTTATGTAATTAAGTATATCAGTAAACAGCACGGAAATACGGTCATTTTTATCAAAAACATTTAAAATCTTCCGAGCATAATCCGCCTAAATTAAAGATAAGAGTAATAGTGGCTTTACTGAGGTGAAATCAACGATGCAGGGGGCTAAAATAAAGCATAACCTATTGCCCAATGAAGATGTCTCAAGAGCAAAATATTGATGATGTTCAGGAGCCAATTATTAATGCACCGCCGGAGGTACGGCAAATTATTGAACGGGTATGGCATTTGGAAAAAAACAGACTAGATAAAAAAAGCAATAGCCCAATCAATGATGATATTTTGACAATTGTGAAGGAAGCGGTGCAATGAAGCTGACTTCAATTAAACTATGCAATTTTCGCTCTTTTTATGGCAGAACACCGGAGATAGTTATCGCTGGGGGAGATGTTCTCAACACTACGATAATTCATGGGAATAATGGCTCAGGTAAAACTAGTTTACTTAATGCCTTTACGTGGGTATTATATGAGAAGTTTAGTGCAGCTTTTGCCTCGATAGAACAACTAGTTAATAAACGAGCGATCGCCGAAGCTAAACTTGGACAAGCTGTAGAATGTTGGGTAGAGATTAACTGGGAACACGAAGGTAAACGCTACAACGTCAAACGCCAGTGTAAAGGCTATAAAAATAAAACCGACTTTGCCATAGGTAAAACAGAATTACTCATGCAGGTAGCTGGGGATGATGGTAGATGGTATTACCCAAGCCAGCAACCAGAAGAAATCATTGGGCAGATTTTACCAGTTAGTTTACATCAATACTTTTTCTTTGACGGCGAACGCATAGAAGAAATCGTGCGTTCTGATAAAAAAGCGGAAATTGCTGAAGCTACTAAAATCTTTTTGGGTGTGGAAGTAATTAACCGTTCTATCAGACATTTGGGTGAAGCTAAAAAAAGTTTAGAAAATGAGTTAAAAGCAATTGGGGATTCCGAGATTAAGCAGCTTTTGCGTGAACAAGAGAAACTAGAACAAGAGATTGAACGCATTCACACCAGACAAACAGAAATTAAGCAAGAATTAGAATATCAGCAAACCTTTAAGAAAGAAACAGGTAACCGTTTACAAGAACTGAGTGCTGCTAAGGAATTGCAACAGAGACGACAAGAATTAGAAAATCAAAAAAACTCAAATCAAGAAAGCCTCAGACAAACTAGAGAAGCACTAAAAAAGATTATTTCCGCACGGGGTTACACAGTATTATTGTCAGATACTACAGCCCAATTTCGGACGATCATCAATCAACTTAAGCAACAAGGTGAATTAACTGCGGGAATTTCGCGGGAATTTATTCATGAATTATTAAAATCCCAACGCTGTATTTGTGGTGCAGACTTACATGAAGGTAATCATGCTCACACAAATGTGAGTCTCTGGTTAAATCAAGCAGGTTCCTCGGCTGTAGAAGAAACAGCAATTCGTATGAGCGCCCAAGTAGACGAAATCGATAAGCAAGCGATCGCATTTTGGGAAGAAGTTGATAAGGAACAAGCGAGAATCAATCAGTTACGTCAAAATATATCTCAAGTTGAAAATGAATTAGAAACTATTCAAGAACGCTTACGCAAAGACGCTAACGAAGAAATTAGCAGTTTACAAAAGCGGTTAGATGAGATTGAAAGTAAAATTGATGAATTAAATAGAGAACAAGGTGCAAATCAGCAAGAAATTTCTCATGTACAGGCTGATATTGATGCTTTAGTTAAACAAATTGCTAAACAAAAGCTCAATGAAGAAAAGCAGTTATTAGCTCAAAGACGGATTAACGCCACACAAGACGCAATTGAACGCTTAACAGAAGTCAGAAATCGGCAAGAAAATCAGTTTCGACTGCAATTAGAAAAGCGCTTGCAAGAGATATTTAACTCCGTATCTTTTACGCCTTATGTACCTAAAATTAGCGATAAATATGAGTTAACTCTGGTAGAAAGTACATCAGGGATGGAAGCATCAGTTGCAGCCTCTACTGGTGAAAACCAAATTCTCAGTTTATCTTTTATTGCCAGTATTATTGATAAAGTCAGAGACTGGAGCGAAAAACGCAAAATCTTAACGGTACCTGATAGCAGTACTTTTCCCATCGTCATGGACTCACCATTTGGGAGTTTAGATGAAACCTATCGTCGGCGCATTGCTCAAACATTACCTGAGTTGGCTAATCAGTTGATAGTGTTAGTAACAAAAACTCAATGGCGGGGAGAAGTGGAAACAGAGATGACAGATAGAATTGGTAGGGAATACGTGCTGACTTACTACTCTTCTAAGCCAGATTGTGAACAAGATTATATTGAATTGAGTGGGGGAAGATTTCCTTTGGTGAAACAAAGCCCGAATGAGTTTGAATATACTGAGGTGATAGTGGTAGAGAGGGAGTGGTGATATTCAGCACAATTTTGAGAGGTTATTTATAGCGATTCTTCGTGAAGATGGGTGCATAATTATTGTTTTTAAACGCGGAGGAGCGCGGAGAGTTTTTATTAGTGCATTTGAAAAAAAGGAGTTGGTTATGGTTGCAAGTCCAGACCGGAATTATATGTCTCCTCAAGAATATCTGGAATGGGAAGAACGCCAAGATATTAAATATGAGTATGTCAATGGTGAAGTTTTCGCCATGACTGGGGGAACTCTTCCTCACACTACTATTGCTTTAAACTTAGCCTCAGCATTAAAAAGCCATGTACGCGGTGGTTCCTGTCGTGCTTTTATGTCTGACGCGAAAGTAGCAGTATCTGAGGGTATGTCGTTTCATTACCCTGATGTTGTTGTGAGTTGTGATGAAAGAGATAAACAAGCCACTAAATTTCTTCAGTATCCTTGTCTAATTGTCGAAGTTTTATCTCCAAGTACGGAAGCTTACGACCGAGGTGCTAAATTTAAGCAATATCGCCGCATTCAAACCTTAAAAGAATACGTCCTAATTGATGCAGAAAAAATCAATTTAGATTGTTTTCGATTAAATGAAAATGGTATTTGGGAGTTGTATTCTTACGAAGAGGGAAATGAGGTTTATTTGCAGAGTGTTGATTTTCGCTTTCCCATATCTCTGGTTTATGAGGATGTATTTTTGGGTTAATTTTTACGCAGAAATGAGGAGAGATTGTTAGATTAAAATTATCTGCACTTCTTATTAGGTGGTTGATGAATATCAAAACTGAGGCGAATATTGAAGAATTGTACAGCTTACCTGACAATTGTAAAGCAGAAATTGTCAATGAAAAATTAGTGTTGATGTCTCCAACTGGATTTTTACCAGGACGTGCTGGGGGTGAAATTTATGCAAGTCTGCGGGACTATGAACGTCTGACAAAAAGCGGTTACGCTTTGCCCGATAATGTTGGTTTCTTGATTAATCTTCCTCATCGACGTTCGTTAAGTCCTGATGCTGCGTTTTATCGTGGACAACCTACAGGCGGAAAGTTTCTGAATGGTGCGCCTGTGTTTGCGGTTGAAGTGAGAAGTGAAAATGATTATGGGGATAAAGCCGAGGAAGAAATGGCAAAAAAACGTCGTGATTATTTTGCGGCTGGTACTTTGGTAGTGTGGGACGTAGATGTACTCAAAGAGGAAGTGATTAGAGTGTATCGTGCTGACAACCCAGAACAAACGCAGGTTTATCATCGTGGTGAAGTAGCAGAAGCTGAACCTGCATTACCAGGATGGTTTATGCCAGTAGATAATTTGTTTATGTAGACTGTGTGGGCGTAGACGCAACCCATCGCTCTTTTACTTGGTATAAACATATAAGAGGTAACACGCGTACCCTTCGGTTAAAATAGCAACAAAGTAGATATTCAAGTCATGGCTGCAAACAGAATCAGGGTTGCTAAAGATAAGGCTGAGTTGGTGAAATCGCTTTTAGCATCAAAAGACACAACCGGGCCTTTTCATACCTATGTAGAAGTTATGGTATTTGCAGCCGCATTGGGCGTTAAATATAAAAAGCGAGTTCCGCTTGGTGAAACGACTAAAAGGGAACCTTCCCCTATTCCCCAAGAAAATTTTGCATCATTAGGACATGAGCTAATCATTAAATTATTAGCCGTCAATGAAACACATGATATAGAAATAATTTCTTCCAGAGAAGAAGAGTATGAAGATAAACGTACCGAAATATTTGAAGAATATGCCAACGGAGGACTAGCAATATTAGAAAATGAATTACGTGGTTCCGTT comes from the Nostoc sp. PCC 7120 = FACHB-418 genome and includes:
- the lexA gene encoding transcriptional repressor LexA, which codes for MERLTEAQQELYEWLAEYIRIHQHSPSIRQMMQAMNLKSPAPIQSRLEHLRTKGYIEWTEGKARTIRVLQPIKQGVPVLGAIAAGGLIEPFTDAVEHIDFSNFVLPAQTYALRVTGDSMIEDLITDGDLVFLRPVPEPDQLKNGTIVAARVDGYGNTLKRFYRSGDRITLKPANPKYNPIEVAAIQVEVQGSLVGVWRGYM
- a CDS encoding DNA phosphorothioation system restriction enzyme, coding for MYLKQAPVQQFPAFRLKLPFVRESQGSYQTQPLPGCPRMPLSVQLRQYQRQAMTNWFANNGRGTLKMATGSGKTITALAITCELYQQISLQVLLVVCPYRHLVTQWARECEKFNLQPILAFENLRSWQSQLSTQLYNLRSGSQGFVTVITTNSTLIGDGFQSQLKYFPAKTLIIGDEAHNLGAPKLEESLPRRVGLRLALSATPERYFDDGGTQSLFDYFGPVLQPEFTLRDAIAQGALVHYLYYPILVELTEAESIAYLKLTKRIGRSLLYRERNNGESPNFEDNEDLKPLLMQRARLIGAAANKLKALRQLMATRRETTHTLFYCSDGSLETGQRSSLHQLKTVAKILGGELGYKVSTYTAQTSLQEREVLRRQFESGALQGLVAIRCLDEGVDIPAIQTAVILSSSGNPRQFIQRRGRVLRPHPSKERATIYDMIVLPPDLDRETIEVERNLLRKELRRFVEFADLADNAGEARIKLLDLQKRYGLLDV
- the argF gene encoding ornithine carbamoyltransferase, whose amino-acid sequence is MAALLGRDLLSLADLTPTELQELLQLATQLKSQQLKLRCNKVLGLLFSKASTRTRVSFTVAMYQLGGQVIDLNPNVTQVSRGEPVQDTARVLERYLDVLAIRTFEQQELATFAEYAKIPVINALTDLEHPCQILADLLTVQECFDSISGLTLTYVGDGNNVANSLMLGCALAGMNVRIATPSGYEPNPQVVAQAQAIADGKTEILLTNDPDLATKGASVLYTDVWASMGQEAEADDRFPIFQPYQISEQLLSLAEPNAIVLHCLPAHRGEEITEEVIEGSQSRVWQQAENRLHVQKALLASILGAE
- a CDS encoding sensor histidine kinase, which produces MFQKLDIKSIFLKLLRLPFKLLPSQLITITVVLTLVLFLPQTWVTWQAYNDFNSIIKNELRLQSLSEKITYYDEVLTMSARMNAVTANSMWERRYRQFEPLLDAVIKESIQLAPEVYNNQDAKETDLANKRLVEMEYQSFDLVRKGQSLAARSLLLSSKYESEKRKYASGVNKINQAIATLIDERILKYKIYLLWSIGGSVTSLAFLIPSWLLVLRLLKNYLRTSKIAQITLRDLNHELEMRVEKRARELRYKNDQLTQTLQELQQTQLQLIQTEKMSSLGEMVAGIAHEINNPITFVKNNVSYVKEYSQDLLNLIQSYQEYYTQPPDILQAQINDIDLEFIQEDFIKILNSIEYGTDRVEKIVKSLRNFSRLDEAEIKSVDIHEGIDSTLMILSHRLIAIDKHPEILLIKEYASLPLVECYPGLLNQVFMNILVNAIDALHEYNWQRTDDGMKNSPSMIRICTHQIDESWIQIRIIDNGIGIPENIRDKLFNPFFTTKPLGKGTGIGLSISYQIIVEKHTGKLYCNSIEEQGTEFVIEIPIIQNLSRFTN
- a CDS encoding AAA family ATPase, which encodes MKLTSIKLCNFRSFYGRTPEIVIAGGDVLNTTIIHGNNGSGKTSLLNAFTWVLYEKFSAAFASIEQLVNKRAIAEAKLGQAVECWVEINWEHEGKRYNVKRQCKGYKNKTDFAIGKTELLMQVAGDDGRWYYPSQQPEEIIGQILPVSLHQYFFFDGERIEEIVRSDKKAEIAEATKIFLGVEVINRSIRHLGEAKKSLENELKAIGDSEIKQLLREQEKLEQEIERIHTRQTEIKQELEYQQTFKKETGNRLQELSAAKELQQRRQELENQKNSNQESLRQTREALKKIISARGYTVLLSDTTAQFRTIINQLKQQGELTAGISREFIHELLKSQRCICGADLHEGNHAHTNVSLWLNQAGSSAVEETAIRMSAQVDEIDKQAIAFWEEVDKEQARINQLRQNISQVENELETIQERLRKDANEEISSLQKRLDEIESKIDELNREQGANQQEISHVQADIDALVKQIAKQKLNEEKQLLAQRRINATQDAIERLTEVRNRQENQFRLQLEKRLQEIFNSVSFTPYVPKISDKYELTLVESTSGMEASVAASTGENQILSLSFIASIIDKVRDWSEKRKILTVPDSSTFPIVMDSPFGSLDETYRRRIAQTLPELANQLIVLVTKTQWRGEVETEMTDRIGREYVLTYYSSKPDCEQDYIELSGGRFPLVKQSPNEFEYTEVIVVEREW
- a CDS encoding histidine phosphatase family protein, which produces MTLNLYLLRHGETTFSQSGNFCGKTDADLTSEGVQMAESFADVYQKLKWEAVYASPMKRTIATAKPFCDAIGMEMRLRDGLREGSYGEWETKSKSFAQENYAQNYVKWLTEPAWNAPIGGETAVDIANRSMPVIAEIQEKYPQGNVLVVSHKATIRIMLCSLLGIDLGRYRYRVNILVASVSMVKFDVNGPLLEILGDRHHIPDHIRSRPGT
- a CDS encoding mobilization protein, which translates into the protein MPTIHLIDGEKGGVGKSLVARTMIQYCLDNNMPFVPVETDRSNPDVAGVYKSICQYAVFTEDERHADKADKIFEIAMNKTVIANLAAQSHRAVKGWIEKNHLIELGESQGVDFCKWFVSTGGYDSLNLFKQSVNSYGGKVPHILVKNLGLCDDWEHVNSDATIQEVVKKYNVKAIDFPKLAYKERNIIDQHRLTFADAREYKEFGIISKQRVVNFLKLAYASFETVGIWYEEVK